In one window of Candidatus Binatia bacterium DNA:
- a CDS encoding glucose-1-phosphate adenylyltransferase has product MKEVIAVVLGGGRGTRLYPLTQWRSKPAVPLAGKYRLVDVPISNCINSGLRQIFVLSQFQSASLNRHVSRTYRFDPFTAGFVEILAAEQTELSMDWYQGTADAVRKQLHRFLRHGVEHILILSGDQLYVMDFQSVLEQHTRTGADITIAATPVTERDATEFGILQADRTGRIVDFVEKPRDTHVLQRLAVAEEELRQRGMPTDRRYLASMGIYLFKPRVLVECLEDQRRVDFGKEVIPFAIQNYFVRAFFFPGYWEDIGTIRTFYSANLELASEHPPINLFDEERPIYTRPRFLPGSKIEACELRQSIVCEGSRIDAAKLDQCVIGIRSIIRRGAELRRVVMMGADYYEDGPVGQVPLGVGEHCVIENAIIDKNARIGAGTRIVNEARLQHFDGANFFIRDGIVIVPKNAVVPAGSVI; this is encoded by the coding sequence GTGAAGGAAGTGATCGCCGTCGTTCTCGGAGGTGGTCGCGGAACGCGACTCTATCCACTCACGCAATGGCGGAGTAAACCGGCTGTTCCTTTGGCGGGAAAGTATCGCCTCGTGGACGTTCCCATCAGCAACTGCATTAACTCGGGGCTCAGGCAGATCTTCGTGCTCTCCCAATTTCAGTCGGCATCGCTCAACCGCCACGTCTCGCGCACCTACCGGTTCGATCCTTTCACCGCCGGATTTGTTGAAATCCTTGCCGCGGAACAAACCGAACTCAGCATGGACTGGTACCAGGGTACGGCTGATGCCGTGCGCAAACAACTTCATCGCTTTTTACGGCATGGCGTCGAGCACATTCTCATTCTTTCCGGCGATCAACTCTATGTGATGGACTTTCAGTCGGTGCTGGAGCAGCATACGCGCACCGGTGCCGATATCACGATTGCAGCCACCCCCGTCACCGAACGAGACGCCACCGAATTCGGGATCCTGCAAGCCGACCGCACGGGCCGCATCGTGGACTTCGTCGAGAAGCCGCGCGATACGCACGTGTTGCAACGCTTGGCTGTGGCGGAAGAAGAGCTTCGCCAACGAGGGATGCCCACTGACCGCCGGTACTTAGCCTCCATGGGTATTTACCTGTTCAAGCCTCGCGTGTTGGTCGAGTGCCTCGAAGACCAACGACGGGTCGACTTCGGAAAGGAGGTCATCCCGTTTGCCATCCAAAATTACTTTGTGCGCGCGTTTTTCTTCCCTGGCTACTGGGAAGACATTGGGACGATCCGCACGTTTTACTCCGCCAATCTCGAGTTGGCATCGGAACATCCCCCCATCAACTTGTTTGACGAGGAACGCCCCATTTACACCCGCCCACGCTTTCTCCCGGGATCGAAGATCGAGGCATGCGAGTTACGCCAGAGTATTGTTTGCGAGGGCAGCCGCATCGACGCAGCCAAGCTTGACCAATGCGTCATCGGGATTCGAAGCATCATCCGCCGGGGAGCCGAGCTGCGCCGAGTTGTGATGATGGGTGCAGACTACTACGAAGATGGTCCCGTCGGTCAAGTTCCTCTCGGTGTCGGGGAACACTGTGTCATCGAAAACGCGATCATCGATAAAAATGCTCGGATCGGCGCTGGAACCCGGATCGTGAACGAGGCGCGACTCCAACATTTCGACGGTGCGAACTTCTTTATTCGGGACGGGATCGTGATTGTTCCGAAAAACGCCGTCGTACCCGCGGGCTCGGTTATTTGA
- a CDS encoding ATP-binding domain-containing protein — MPAAIVQEELDILERVNRVLAEPQSDGPSEAALVAELERLREMLQEGEKAEDHAALLQQWDRQNALLQQIRASRSAPQIDPSSPYFGHMRLRENGTERDILLGKATKLHKDVRIVDWRHAPISKIFYRYQQGDEYEEEIAGRNVVGTVVVRRTVTIRDRALQRVEAPEGIFVRENPGSDRWRKITRSRPRLAGGQVSALRAYGAEEQTSRRLGTDSRGLVMRADKHLPDIAGLIDSKQFELITRSSTGFLVIRGTAGSGKTTVALHRIAYLAYEDKTIDSPKTLVVVFSKGLRDYVSHVLPALGVHHVQVHTFADWAAEQVRRLFPKLPRKTRELTPAVVQRLKLHPALLVAVERHLAREQASNIPEQVLDDWASILSHGPLLKQVFDEFAPLAFTEAELQAAVDWCRERCREVIAWAEREFSSDAELDPEDYPLLLFLWQKRLGPLPGPGGHPLLYRHLVIDEVQDFAPLEVRVLLACLDEHQSVTLAGDTQQHILLEGGFTSWAQLFRDLGLEGVEVNTLEISYRCSREIAFFANEVLGPVREEISPPQTTRTGPPVEFFRFTDHGACVNFLAEVLRELAYREPLASVALLTPDPQVSTLYYEGLKTCEVPRVHRVEQENFSFAPGVEVTEVDQVKGLEFDYVILVEVNSTFYPDTPAARRLLHVGATRAIHQLWLTSVATPSPILRPLLDRQGALAEASR, encoded by the coding sequence GTGCCCGCAGCGATCGTTCAGGAAGAACTCGACATCTTGGAGCGAGTGAATCGGGTCCTCGCAGAACCGCAATCCGATGGCCCGTCGGAAGCGGCTTTGGTTGCCGAACTCGAGCGACTCCGTGAAATGTTGCAGGAGGGAGAAAAGGCAGAGGACCATGCTGCGCTCTTGCAGCAGTGGGATCGACAGAATGCGTTGCTCCAGCAAATTCGCGCGTCTCGCTCCGCACCCCAGATCGATCCCTCTTCTCCCTACTTCGGCCACATGCGGCTTCGCGAAAACGGCACGGAGCGGGACATCCTGCTGGGAAAGGCCACCAAGCTCCACAAGGATGTGCGTATTGTAGACTGGCGGCACGCTCCGATCTCGAAGATTTTCTACCGCTACCAACAGGGAGACGAGTACGAAGAGGAAATCGCCGGACGCAACGTCGTCGGCACAGTGGTCGTGCGGCGCACGGTGACCATCCGCGACCGCGCGCTCCAACGCGTCGAGGCTCCCGAGGGCATTTTCGTCCGGGAGAACCCTGGCAGCGACCGCTGGCGCAAGATTACGCGCTCGCGGCCGCGCCTTGCTGGTGGCCAGGTCTCGGCACTGCGCGCGTACGGGGCGGAGGAACAAACTTCACGCCGGCTCGGCACCGATTCTCGCGGGCTCGTGATGCGAGCCGACAAGCATTTGCCCGATATTGCCGGCCTCATCGATTCTAAACAGTTTGAGCTGATCACTCGGTCGTCCACCGGATTTCTCGTGATTCGGGGCACTGCGGGCTCAGGAAAAACCACCGTGGCTTTGCACCGCATCGCGTACTTGGCGTACGAGGATAAGACGATTGACTCGCCCAAAACCCTGGTCGTGGTCTTTTCCAAAGGATTGCGTGACTATGTGAGCCACGTTCTACCGGCCTTAGGGGTCCACCATGTGCAAGTGCACACGTTCGCAGACTGGGCCGCGGAACAGGTGCGACGCCTTTTCCCCAAGCTGCCGCGAAAAACACGTGAGCTCACTCCGGCAGTGGTCCAGCGCCTGAAACTACACCCAGCCCTGTTAGTCGCCGTAGAGCGTCACCTGGCACGCGAGCAGGCAAGCAACATCCCTGAGCAAGTGCTGGACGATTGGGCAAGTATCCTTAGCCACGGTCCGCTGTTGAAACAGGTGTTCGACGAATTCGCACCTCTCGCTTTCACCGAAGCCGAGCTTCAGGCAGCCGTGGATTGGTGCAGGGAACGGTGCCGCGAGGTGATCGCTTGGGCTGAACGTGAGTTCTCCTCCGACGCGGAACTGGATCCAGAAGACTACCCACTGCTTCTGTTCCTCTGGCAGAAGCGTCTAGGGCCGCTCCCCGGCCCAGGCGGGCATCCACTGCTTTATCGCCACCTTGTGATCGACGAGGTGCAGGACTTTGCGCCGCTGGAGGTTCGCGTTCTCCTTGCCTGCCTCGACGAGCACCAGAGTGTAACGCTCGCCGGCGACACGCAGCAACATATACTCCTCGAGGGCGGTTTTACCTCATGGGCTCAACTGTTTCGTGATCTGGGACTCGAGGGTGTGGAGGTGAACACTCTGGAGATCAGCTACCGCTGCTCACGAGAAATTGCGTTCTTTGCCAATGAAGTCCTAGGACCGGTGCGGGAGGAGATCTCTCCCCCGCAAACGACGCGAACAGGTCCACCGGTAGAATTCTTTCGGTTCACGGACCACGGCGCCTGCGTGAACTTTCTCGCTGAGGTACTTCGAGAGCTCGCCTACCGCGAGCCCCTTGCATCCGTGGCGCTGCTGACCCCAGACCCTCAAGTCAGCACTCTCTACTACGAGGGTCTTAAAACCTGTGAAGTGCCGCGGGTCCACCGTGTAGAACAAGAGAATTTCTCTTTCGCTCCCGGCGTCGAGGTCACGGAAGTGGACCAGGTAAAAGGACTCGAGTTCGATTACGTTATCTTGGTCGAAGTCAATTCCACCTTTTATCCCGACACGCCAGCTGCGCGTCGCCTCCTTCACGTAGGAGCCACAAGGGCAATCCATCAACTTTGGCTGACGAGCGTGGCCACTCCGAGCCCAATCCTGCGCCCATTGCTCGACCGCCAGGGTGCCCTGGCGGAGGCTTCGCGCTGA
- a CDS encoding lysophospholipase, with amino-acid sequence MQRLIDAWFARDREAQPRLYWARTKDGWRLALHRYEPTGKTHRTPVVLCHGMSSNRWDMDGPGSLSLARYLLGKGYDVWVVELRGAGRSMKPNWWNGKHYRWSFEDYVYHDAPALLRVVLRETRASRVHWVGHSMGGMIAYALLMTPMAEKIASAVTLGSPAMSQVGHPILDVGLPYRGLLRYFPDRVPIGTLARVAAPLAPVLARLLARQIHELGWHEGNATVSLFRKLMLTAVDDIPASLLREFARWYELRAMTDRYGMFDFAEHLERITTPILIIAGSRDGLTPVEDLRLVYERIASKDKTFLVIGKKTGASNDYAHADLILGLHAPIDVYPKIFDWLEKHRQARRGHGQVREEAKPKTVVKSSLSRKVVPLKPRRARPLR; translated from the coding sequence ATGCAGCGACTTATTGATGCCTGGTTTGCACGAGACCGTGAGGCGCAGCCTCGATTGTACTGGGCGCGCACTAAAGACGGCTGGAGATTGGCTCTGCACCGCTACGAACCAACGGGCAAAACGCACCGGACACCGGTTGTTCTCTGTCACGGAATGTCTTCCAACCGATGGGATATGGATGGTCCTGGGTCGCTGTCACTGGCTCGCTACTTACTGGGCAAGGGGTACGACGTCTGGGTTGTGGAGCTTCGTGGTGCCGGTCGTTCAATGAAGCCGAACTGGTGGAACGGCAAGCACTACCGTTGGTCGTTTGAGGACTACGTTTACCACGACGCTCCCGCTCTCCTCCGAGTGGTGCTCCGGGAAACTCGTGCTTCCCGCGTGCACTGGGTTGGACACTCGATGGGCGGCATGATTGCTTACGCACTGCTGATGACCCCGATGGCAGAGAAAATCGCGAGCGCGGTCACGCTCGGGTCACCAGCTATGAGCCAGGTCGGCCATCCGATCTTAGACGTCGGGCTGCCTTACCGAGGGTTGCTGCGCTATTTCCCAGACCGCGTGCCTATAGGAACTTTGGCGCGTGTCGCTGCGCCGCTCGCTCCAGTGTTAGCGCGGTTGCTCGCGCGTCAGATCCATGAGCTCGGCTGGCATGAAGGGAATGCGACCGTCTCGCTCTTTAGGAAGCTCATGCTTACCGCGGTCGACGATATTCCCGCATCGTTGCTGCGCGAGTTTGCTCGCTGGTACGAGTTGCGTGCCATGACCGACCGTTACGGGATGTTCGATTTCGCGGAGCACCTCGAGCGTATTACCACTCCAATCCTCATCATCGCGGGAAGCCGAGACGGTCTCACGCCGGTCGAAGACCTGCGCCTCGTCTACGAGCGCATCGCGTCGAAGGACAAAACCTTCTTGGTCATCGGCAAGAAAACCGGTGCGTCGAACGATTACGCACACGCCGATTTGATCCTCGGCCTTCACGCCCCCATCGACGTGTACCCGAAGATTTTCGACTGGCTCGAAAAGCACCGCCAGGCTCGCCGAGGGCATGGGCAGGTTCGCGAAGAAGCGAAGCCTAAAACAGTGGTGAAATCCTCGTTGTCCCGCAAAGTGGTCCCCCTAAAACCCCGGAGGGCGCGCCCACTCCGTTGA
- the dnaX gene encoding DNA polymerase III subunit gamma/tau — protein MSYLVLARRWRPQTFAEIVGQEHVTRTLQNAIRAGRVAHAFLFTGVRGVGKTTAARVLAKALNCEHGPAPEPCNACVHCQEIANGSSLDVVEVDGASNTGVDDVRAIIENVRYHPAKCRFKIYIVDEVHMLSTSAFNALLKTLEEPPAHVKFIFATTDPHKVPATIQSRCQRYDFKRLPLRLVVRHLAEIAAREGLQLSEKALFLLARESEGSMRDAQSLLDQVIAFGGSIIADEEILDVLGLADRSFVVELAAALLERDARKVLEVVEQVHTRGYDLRRFVRDCVEHFRNVAVVQAGAADLLQEEMPAEELDHVRTQAQTASFLDVERIFRTLLHAEGELGRNPVPKLCLEVYLLRLAMTEPLTTLASLSEQLLRLSQGPASSGTYQGQLEPTAARSSRSSAPIAVASENVAVPPKGAAQGQADRVRPEPPTSARAGSEDSPAAANGEESWAAFLRFVEKRKRFIAAHLESALQVDFGSDSVRIVVPGGIHHQYLTHGSRKEELNALASEFFGRRFTVQVETRSSAEVNGKKNAGDTRIDLRRQVLEYPTVRRTMEILGAEVREVRPRKAGQEKGQS, from the coding sequence GTGAGTTACCTTGTCCTGGCGCGGCGTTGGCGCCCGCAAACGTTTGCAGAAATCGTTGGGCAAGAACACGTGACCCGCACGCTCCAGAACGCGATTCGTGCTGGTCGCGTCGCGCACGCGTTCTTGTTTACCGGCGTGCGCGGTGTGGGCAAAACCACAGCAGCACGGGTGTTGGCGAAGGCTCTCAACTGTGAGCATGGCCCAGCCCCCGAGCCGTGTAACGCCTGTGTGCACTGCCAGGAAATTGCAAATGGCAGCTCCCTTGATGTCGTGGAGGTGGACGGTGCCTCTAACACCGGAGTCGACGACGTTCGCGCAATCATTGAAAACGTTCGCTATCACCCAGCGAAGTGCCGCTTTAAGATTTACATCGTCGACGAGGTGCATATGCTGTCCACCAGTGCCTTCAACGCCCTGTTGAAGACACTCGAAGAGCCGCCGGCGCACGTAAAGTTTATTTTTGCCACGACGGATCCCCACAAGGTTCCGGCCACAATTCAGTCTCGCTGCCAGCGATACGACTTCAAGCGGCTGCCGTTGCGGCTCGTGGTTCGGCACTTGGCTGAAATCGCGGCACGCGAAGGTCTGCAGCTTTCGGAGAAGGCCCTGTTCCTGCTCGCGCGTGAAAGCGAAGGCAGCATGCGAGATGCACAGTCCCTCCTGGACCAAGTGATTGCATTCGGTGGCTCCATCATTGCGGATGAAGAAATTCTCGACGTTCTCGGCTTGGCTGACCGTTCGTTTGTCGTGGAGCTTGCCGCAGCGCTCCTGGAGAGGGACGCACGCAAGGTGCTCGAAGTGGTGGAGCAGGTGCACACCCGGGGGTACGACCTCCGCCGCTTCGTGCGGGACTGTGTAGAACACTTTCGGAACGTCGCCGTCGTGCAGGCCGGTGCTGCGGACCTGTTGCAGGAAGAAATGCCAGCGGAGGAGCTGGATCATGTGCGCACCCAAGCGCAAACGGCGTCGTTTCTGGACGTGGAGAGAATTTTCCGGACGCTTCTACATGCTGAAGGGGAACTTGGTCGGAACCCGGTGCCGAAGCTTTGCCTGGAGGTTTACCTATTACGCCTCGCTATGACCGAGCCGCTCACGACTTTAGCGAGCCTGAGCGAGCAATTGCTCCGGCTTAGTCAAGGTCCGGCGAGCAGTGGAACGTATCAGGGCCAGTTGGAGCCCACCGCGGCGCGTTCCTCTCGCTCGTCGGCACCCATTGCTGTTGCATCCGAAAATGTTGCTGTACCGCCGAAGGGTGCGGCACAGGGGCAAGCGGATCGAGTGCGGCCTGAGCCTCCCACGTCCGCTCGTGCTGGGAGCGAAGATTCGCCAGCAGCAGCGAATGGCGAGGAGAGTTGGGCAGCGTTCCTCCGTTTTGTCGAGAAACGGAAGCGCTTCATTGCGGCACACTTGGAGTCGGCGCTCCAAGTTGACTTCGGGTCTGATTCGGTGCGCATTGTCGTGCCGGGTGGAATCCACCATCAATACTTAACCCATGGCAGCCGTAAGGAGGAGCTCAACGCATTGGCGTCGGAGTTCTTCGGCCGCCGCTTCACGGTGCAGGTGGAAACGAGGTCGTCCGCGGAGGTGAACGGCAAAAAGAATGCAGGGGATACCCGCATTGACTTGCGCCGCCAGGTCCTCGAATACCCGACGGTGCGCCGAACCATGGAAATTCTAGGTGCCGAAGTGCGGGAAGTCAGGCCACGGAAAGCGGGACAAGAGAAGGGTCAGTCGTGA
- a CDS encoding YbaB/EbfC family nucleoid-associated protein, protein MVKGIGSIGDLFSQAQELQQRLAKVQEEVANLVVEASAGGGMLTVQMNGKLEVTQVRIDPQVVSSGDIEMLEDLVKAAVNQAVRKAQQAVADEMRKVTGGLKIPGLSF, encoded by the coding sequence ATGGTTAAGGGGATTGGCAGCATCGGTGATTTGTTTTCGCAAGCGCAGGAACTGCAGCAGCGGCTGGCGAAGGTACAGGAAGAAGTTGCGAATCTCGTCGTCGAGGCATCCGCCGGTGGCGGCATGCTTACGGTGCAGATGAACGGAAAATTGGAGGTCACGCAGGTCCGGATCGATCCACAGGTGGTCAGCTCTGGAGACATCGAAATGTTGGAAGATCTGGTTAAAGCTGCCGTGAATCAAGCAGTTCGTAAGGCACAGCAGGCGGTTGCCGACGAGATGCGCAAGGTTACTGGTGGATTGAAGATCCCGGGTCTCTCTTTTTAA
- the recR gene encoding recombination mediator RecR — MAALPPPLEEAIRALTKLPGVGEKTAMRLTFHLLRVEADEVERLAYALLDLRRSTRLCSQCLGFTSEDPCHLCRDPGRDTSLLCVVERPADVVAVERSGGFRGRYHVLHGALSPLDGIGPEQLRVRELIARLQHGVVREVILACNPTAEGEATALYLAKLIKPLGVRVSRIAHGLPMGADVEYADGVTLSKAIEGRREL; from the coding sequence ATGGCAGCACTACCTCCACCCTTGGAAGAAGCAATTCGAGCACTGACCAAACTCCCGGGCGTCGGTGAGAAGACGGCGATGCGGCTCACGTTCCACCTGTTACGCGTGGAAGCTGACGAGGTAGAGCGGTTGGCGTACGCACTCTTGGATCTGCGCCGATCAACCCGACTGTGTTCCCAGTGCCTGGGCTTCACCAGCGAGGATCCTTGCCACCTTTGTCGAGATCCGGGGCGCGACACCTCACTCCTTTGTGTGGTCGAGCGTCCGGCAGATGTCGTTGCTGTGGAACGGTCGGGCGGGTTTAGGGGGAGATACCATGTGCTGCATGGCGCACTCTCACCTCTCGACGGCATTGGTCCGGAGCAACTGCGGGTGCGAGAGCTGATCGCGCGACTGCAGCATGGTGTGGTTCGTGAAGTGATTTTGGCCTGCAACCCTACCGCCGAAGGTGAAGCAACGGCACTGTACCTGGCAAAGCTGATTAAGCCGTTGGGTGTCCGCGTGAGCCGAATTGCTCACGGCCTGCCGATGGGTGCAGACGTCGAATACGCCGACGGGGTTACCCTGAGTAAGGCGATCGAGGGGCGGCGAGAGCTTTAA
- the larA gene encoding nickel-dependent lactate racemase: protein MNVRLDFGRRGIDVELPVGLDVTVTQGQRRPRVADPTGAVLHALEQPIGTPPLAQLAHGRKRAVVVISDKTRPIPYRTVLPPILDTLNRAGLGPGEVEILVATGLHRPNTADELVEMLGEDVLRSYRVRNHVARNQDEHAFVGSTKRGTEIWIDRGYLNADLRILTGLIEPHLMAGYSGGRKAVCPGIAGVRTIRAVHGPKMLEGWVGPGIIEGNPFHEEMLEVVKLTGADFLCDVTIDRNRCVTGVFAGDVVAAHARGVRAVEEQTLVAVAEPADVVLVSAGGYPLDQTLYQSIKGLVAALNVVRPGGAIVLVAELAEGAGSEEFVGLLQSVQSPGEFMHRVWQPDFFTFDQWMVQHLCQVLRKASVWIAAPKPVLQFREGFAVQWAPTPEAAIDAALRHVGGKHLLVIPDGPYTLATVRGRKLALSGAGAEAHL, encoded by the coding sequence ATGAACGTTCGCCTTGACTTTGGCCGCAGGGGAATCGACGTCGAATTGCCGGTAGGGCTGGATGTGACAGTTACCCAAGGGCAACGACGCCCCCGGGTGGCCGACCCCACGGGGGCGGTGCTTCATGCCTTGGAGCAGCCGATCGGAACACCCCCGTTAGCGCAGCTTGCCCACGGTCGGAAGCGAGCAGTTGTGGTTATTTCTGATAAAACTCGGCCAATACCCTACCGCACGGTGCTGCCGCCGATTCTGGACACGTTGAATCGCGCGGGTCTTGGTCCAGGCGAAGTGGAAATCCTCGTGGCGACTGGTTTGCACCGGCCGAACACGGCGGATGAACTGGTAGAAATGCTCGGCGAAGATGTGCTGCGCTCCTACCGGGTGCGGAATCACGTCGCCCGGAACCAAGACGAGCACGCCTTTGTAGGGTCGACGAAACGTGGAACAGAGATTTGGATCGACCGCGGGTATTTAAACGCTGACCTGCGTATTTTGACGGGCTTAATCGAACCACACCTGATGGCAGGCTACTCTGGGGGCCGAAAGGCGGTGTGTCCTGGGATTGCCGGGGTTCGCACGATCCGGGCGGTGCACGGGCCGAAAATGCTCGAAGGGTGGGTGGGCCCAGGGATCATTGAGGGAAACCCGTTTCACGAAGAAATGTTGGAAGTCGTGAAGCTCACGGGAGCGGACTTCCTCTGTGACGTCACCATCGACCGCAACCGGTGCGTGACTGGCGTGTTTGCTGGTGACGTGGTGGCTGCGCATGCTCGCGGCGTGCGGGCGGTGGAAGAGCAAACCTTGGTTGCGGTGGCGGAACCGGCGGACGTCGTTCTGGTGTCCGCAGGCGGATACCCACTCGATCAAACCTTGTACCAGTCAATCAAAGGGCTAGTGGCGGCGCTCAACGTCGTGCGCCCAGGTGGGGCGATCGTGCTGGTTGCCGAACTGGCAGAAGGCGCCGGGAGCGAGGAGTTTGTTGGTCTGCTCCAGTCTGTACAGTCGCCCGGCGAATTCATGCATCGGGTTTGGCAGCCCGACTTTTTCACCTTCGATCAGTGGATGGTCCAACATTTGTGCCAGGTGCTGCGAAAGGCGTCGGTCTGGATCGCGGCCCCAAAGCCAGTGTTGCAGTTCCGGGAGGGTTTTGCCGTCCAATGGGCTCCGACCCCTGAGGCCGCAATCGATGCAGCTTTGAGACACGTAGGTGGCAAGCACCTGCTGGTCATTCCCGATGGGCCGTACACCCTGGCGACTGTAAGGGGCCGGAAACTTGCGCTGAGCGGCGCTGGGGCTGAAGCGCACCTGTGA
- a CDS encoding AAC(3) family N-acetyltransferase, with amino-acid sequence MTREELRRYLHMLNLAGENVIVHARLDKLGFQEANAGALVGELIIEAVGTGTVLIPAFTPHTIVPPIHYDRREDSLPPVPFSLDLPVDEPVAEALRHFSGVLRSPHPTHSFLAVGPLSRELLSTHRDNNPLGPIKKLNLYRGSVVLLGSNLTDVVALQLALEPRISPSVRRRTALRINAGAHVERVVIDNFPGCSRGFDKLEALLSLEKIQCVPLSHASLRKIPLRYLLQLAHSVLEHDPFALLCDDSSCTDCRSARIHLSQAYPH; translated from the coding sequence ATGACTCGCGAGGAACTGCGCCGTTATCTCCATATGCTCAACCTGGCGGGGGAGAACGTCATTGTTCACGCCCGGCTGGACAAACTCGGTTTTCAAGAAGCGAACGCTGGAGCCCTCGTCGGTGAGCTGATCATCGAAGCCGTCGGCACAGGCACCGTCCTGATACCGGCGTTTACTCCGCACACGATCGTGCCTCCGATTCATTACGACCGCCGTGAGGACAGCCTTCCCCCGGTGCCGTTCTCACTCGACCTGCCAGTCGACGAGCCGGTGGCCGAGGCGCTGCGGCACTTCTCCGGTGTGCTGCGCAGCCCACATCCTACACACTCGTTTCTCGCTGTCGGTCCACTTTCGCGCGAACTTCTTTCCACCCATCGCGACAACAACCCCTTGGGTCCGATCAAAAAGCTGAATTTGTATCGCGGATCGGTGGTCCTCCTCGGCTCGAACCTCACGGACGTGGTCGCCCTTCAACTGGCTTTAGAGCCGAGGATCTCTCCCTCGGTTCGGCGACGCACGGCCCTGCGAATTAACGCAGGAGCCCACGTCGAGCGGGTGGTGATCGACAACTTCCCAGGCTGCAGCCGCGGATTCGACAAGCTCGAGGCGCTGCTTAGCCTCGAGAAGATTCAGTGCGTTCCTTTGAGCCACGCTTCGTTGCGAAAGATCCCTCTACGCTACCTGCTACAACTCGCGCACTCGGTTCTAGAGCACGATCCATTCGCCCTTCTCTGCGACGATTCCTCGTGCACCGATTGTAGGTCGGCAAGGATCCATCTATCTCAAGCTTACCCCCACTAA